A section of the Deltaproteobacteria bacterium genome encodes:
- a CDS encoding PspA/IM30 family protein, with translation MGLRLLDRIALLLRADAHAVVGALEERSLLLEQTLRDAELDLLEKRARVDALAQEEERVRARAARSAAAGAALDEDVELALAGGREELARFAIRKLLPLRAEGAALAREAASLAASRAALAERLAAQEGELEELRARVRARLAEGPGCAGAPGTPPPVDEAEVELELLRRRGPAPEAGGAAPGSGDPASGAASSARAAGGFEGAPEETAR, from the coding sequence ATGGGCCTGCGACTGCTCGACCGCATCGCGCTGCTCCTGCGCGCCGACGCGCACGCCGTGGTGGGCGCCCTCGAGGAGCGCTCGCTGCTCCTCGAGCAGACGCTGCGCGACGCGGAGCTGGATCTGCTCGAGAAGCGCGCGCGCGTGGACGCGCTCGCCCAGGAGGAGGAGCGCGTGCGCGCACGCGCGGCGCGCTCCGCCGCGGCGGGCGCGGCGCTCGACGAGGACGTCGAGCTCGCGCTCGCCGGCGGCCGCGAGGAGCTGGCGCGCTTCGCGATCCGCAAGCTCCTCCCGCTGCGCGCCGAGGGTGCTGCGCTCGCGCGCGAGGCGGCCTCGCTGGCCGCCTCGCGCGCGGCGCTCGCCGAGCGGCTGGCAGCGCAGGAGGGCGAGCTCGAGGAGCTGCGCGCGCGGGTGCGCGCGCGCCTCGCCGAGGGTCCCGGATGCGCGGGCGCGCCGGGCACGCCGCCGCCCGTGGACGAGGCCGAGGTCGAGCTCGAGCTGCTGCGCCGGCGCGGCCCGGCTCCGGAGGCCGGGGGGGCCGCCCCTGGATCCGGGGACCCTGCATCCGGTGCAGCGAGCAGCGCGCGCGCCGCGGGGGGCTTCGAGGGCGCGCCCGAGGAGACGGCGCGATGA